A single window of Mycosarcoma maydis chromosome 1, whole genome shotgun sequence DNA harbors:
- a CDS encoding uncharacterized protein (related to O-sialoglycoprotein endopeptidase): MWLQYVRRAGPLGRLLTRPPFRPSAPPDRRISTSRNSCPLSSLTTVKQPRLILGIETSCDDSCASIVSSDRTILSSIVTKQDHSSTGGIHPLSAALGHHSNLASTIAAAIEQARITASDLHAIAVTQGPGMASSLGVGLSAAKTLSAVLHIPLIYVHHMQAHALTPLLTEPDPPKLPFLVLLVSGGHTMLVLARSVTHFRILATTSDDSIGDAFDKVARDLGIPWTSAPGAALEALAARAEAHGDGLVFPTPCKGQPTFSYSGLKAAVQRHIASCSPDAMAESAKSSIAAAFQRAACAQLEDKLSMVLRPSHVSQDSRHRPFARIELLDGVSSDDVKTVVCSGGVASNAFIRSRLREHLDRLGRTDVDLQFPPLSLCTDNAAMIAWVGHLIYHQRTRDYTRHARPKWSLQDIPQ, translated from the coding sequence ATGTGGCTACAATACGTCAGAAGGGCCGGCCCTCTCGGTCGGCTCTTGACACGGCCACCTTTCCGACCATCGGCGCCCCCGGATAGAAGAATCAGCACATCTCGAAATTCCTGCCCTTTATCTTCCCTCACAACCGTCAAGCAGCCTCGACTGATCCTAGGCATCGAGACGTCATGTGACGACTCCTGCGCAAGCATCGTCTCGTCCGACCGAACCATCCTCTCTTCCATCGTGACCAAGCAAGACCATTCTTCCACCGGCGGCATCCATCCACTCTCGGCTGCACTTGGGCATCACTCCAACCTCGCCTCAACCATTGCTGCAGCGATCGAACAGGCAAGAATCACGGCATCCGATTTGCACGCCATCGCCGTCACCCAAGGCCCTGGTATGGCTAGCAGTCTCGGTGTTGGCCTTTCCGCAGCCAAGACGCTGTCAGCTGTGCTTCACATACCACTAATTTACGTACATCACATGCAGGCACATGCATTGACACCGCTGCTTACCGAACCGGATCCGCCCAAGTTGCCCTTCTTGGTGCTACTGGTCTCGGGTGGGCATACCatgctcgtcttggcgcGCAGTGTGACTCACTTTCGGATcttggcgacgacgagcgacgaTTCCATCGGCGACGCCTTTGATAAAGTGGCGAGGGATCTGGGTATCCCATGGACTTCAGCACCCGGAGCagcgctcgaagcgctggCGGCAAGAGCAGAGGCCCATGGTGATGGTCTCGTCTTTCCGACGCCGTGCAAAGGTCAACCAACTTTCTCCTACTCTGGTCTCAAGGCTGCGGTTCAACGCCACATTGCATCTTGCTCACCTGATGCAATGGCCGAGTCGGCCAAATCATCGATAGCAGCTGCTTTccaacgagcagcttgtgcgcagctcgaggacAAGCTAAGCATGGTGTTGCGACCCTCTCATGTCAGCCAAGATTCGCGCCATCGACCTTTCGCTCGAATCGAGTTGCTCGACGGCgtgagcagcgacgacgtcAAAACAGTCGTTTGTAGCGGCGGTGTAGCGAGCAATGCTTTCATCCGATCTCGGTTGAgagagcatctcgaccgtCTAGGAAGGACAGATGTGGACCTACAATTCCCACCGCTGTCGTTATGCACCGACAATGCTGCAATGATCGCATGGGTCGGCCATCTAATCTACCACCAGCGAACTCGTGATTATACACGTCATGCAAGGCCCAAGTGGAGCTTGCAAGACATTCCGCAATAG
- a CDS encoding DNA-(apurinic or apyrimidinic site) lyase APN2 (related to APN2 - AP endonuclease, exonuclease III homolog), giving the protein MRITVWNINGLRTLKGYQPWYKLPDWEACLDHLGADIACFQETKMTRKQLTEPMCILPSYNAFFNFHPTKGYSGTVTYVRKSVSIPLKAEQGITGRLSVTNVSTNPLIPNDPIGCIPADTRDDVDAQIWNALDEEGRCVLLDLGLFVLFNVYCPNETGPERLEYKMTYYQCLAERAHRLIQEGRQVMIVGDMNIIRDPIDHCDAEQSIKEHGWDDFHQHPARSWFQSFLAPHGKFHDVGRMYHADRKKMFTCWNTLIDARPANYGVRLDYTLATEGILPWIKGADIQADVYGSDHCPIYIDLYDEREIDGKVVRLVDLMHGGSNRLPPALAACHYDEFSGKQRKLASFFCASRKAASAESNNPSNLVTKEQRQMPINAEGSADVKSLNDGFATSQASSPTKVDTESAGSSLVDSLFALHSQQEGLDMQDASQARNSASALSSVVTAQQVLASTAAVAPSASAPAATTAALSLSPTRVLASRSASNSKRDSASSQTACAGSKGKDSIKAKTRASQRGQTKLHSFFAKPKSLAPVATNETSQPIDVSSSDGMVAPKTSTSGNTVDNTSTDPTRDVTKRHGPNVDEAEDAICDLNEFQATTPPTQPLPPNEQSAADRVGTSLAWGAIFSPMPAPLCRNHSEPCRAWTVNKPGPNHGRKFWLCNRPVGPGYEKSGRAKGDVNPEYRCNFFVWDSDLRSKKNKPGRESKDEKFFSEVRKERGKKQNGQQTGDELNGPWGPHKRVRTGDT; this is encoded by the coding sequence ATGCGTATCACAGTATGGAATATCAACGGTCTTCGGACACTCAAAGGCTACCAGCCGTGGTACAAGCTACCTGACTGGGAAGCCTGCCTCGATCATCTCGGAGCAGATATTGCCTGCTTTCAAGAAACCAAGATGACGCGCAAACAGCTCACCGAACCAATGTGCATCCTTCCATCCTACAACGCTTTTTTCAACTTCCATCCGACCAAAGGTTATTCAGGCACCGTGACGTACGTGCGCAagagcgtctcgatccCTCTCAAAGCGGAACAGGGTATTACCGGACGACTTTCCGTTACCAACGTGTCTACCAACCCTTTGATACCCAACGATCCCATCGGTTGCATTCCCGCTGATACTCGAGACGATGTTGATGCTCAAATTTGGAatgcgctcgacgaagAAGGAAGATGTGTTCtactcgatctcggcctcTTTGTGCTGTTCAATGTATACTGCCCAAATGAAACGGGCCCGGAACGACTGGAGTACAAAATGACCTACTACCAGTGCCTAGCCGAAAGAGCACACCGTCTCATCCAGGAAGGAAGACAAGTGATGATCGTCGGCGATATGAACATCATCCGGGATCCGATCGACCACTGCGACGCAGAACAGAGCATCAAGGAACATGGCTGGGACGATTTCCATCAGCATCCTGCCAGGTCGTGGTTTCAGAGCTTCCTCGCGCCTCATGGCAAGTTTCACGACGTCGGCAGGATGTACCATGCTGACAGGAAGAAGATGTTCACATGCTGGAACACGCTCATCGACGCAAGACCGGCGAACTACGGAGTACGGCTGGATTACACTCTGGCGACAGAGGGGATACTTCCCTGGATCAAAGGAGCTGACATTCAAGCCGATGTATACGGCAGTGATCATTGTCCCATCTACATCGACCTGTACGATGAAAGGGAGATCGACGGAAAGGTTGTCCGGCTCGTGGATCTTATGCATGGTGGAAGCAACCGTCTTCCTCCAGCGCTGGCAGCTTGCCATTATGATGAATTCTCGGGAAAACAGAGGAAGCTGGCTTCTTtcttttgcgcttctcgtaAGGCAGCGTCGGCGGAAAGCAACAACCCATCGAACCTGGTAACCAAGGAGCAGAGGCAGATGCCAATCAACGCTGAAGGTAGCGCCGATGTGAAAAGCCTCAATGACGGCTTTGCGACAAGCCAAGCGTCCTCTCCGACAAAAGTAGACACAGAGAGCGCAGGGAGCTCACTGGTCGATTCTTTGTTTGCACTGCATTCGCAACAGGAAGGGCTTGACATGCAAGATGCATCACAGGCGCGCAATTCTGCTTCAGCTCTTAGCTCTGTAGTGACGGCACAGCAAGTATTGGCCTCGACCGCGGCAGTAGCGCCTTCCGCCTCAGCGCCTGCTGCGACAACTGCTGCGTTGTCATTGTCGCCCACTAGGGTTCTTGCAAGCCGATCGGCATCGAACAGCAAACGGGACTCGGCGTCTTCCCAGACAGCATGCGCGGGGAGCAAGGGGAAAGATTCTATCAAAGCGAAAACCCGAGCCAGTCAGAGAGGGCAGACGAAACTGCACTCGTTTTTTGCTAAGCCAAAGAGCCTCGCACCGGTAGCGACAAACGAGACCTCCCAGCCGATTGATGTGTCGTCGAGTGACGGAATGGTGGCGCCAAAAACGTCGACATCTGGTAACACGGTCGACAACACGTCAACAGATCCAACGCGTGATGTGACGAAACGCCACGGCCCAAACGTTGACGAAGCTGAAGATGCCATTTGCGACTTGAACGAATTCCAGGCGACTACCCCACCGACGCAGCCGTTACCACCTAACGAGCAATCGGCAGCAGATCGCGTTGGCACGTCTCTTGCATGGGGCGCCATATTCTCACCCATGCCCGCCCCACTGTGTCGCAACCACTCGGAACCGTGTCGTGCATGGACCGTCAACAAACCGGGTCCCAACCACGGTCGCAAGTTCTGGCTATGCAATCGACCCGTAGGACCAGGGTACGAGAAATCCGGACGTGCAAAGGGCGATGTGAATCCAGAGTACAGGTGTAATTTCTTTGTGTGGGATTCCGATTTGCGCAGTAAGAAAAACAAGCCAGGTAGAGAAAGTAAAGACGAAAAGTTTTTCAGCGAGGTGCGGAAGGAGAGAGGTAAGAAGCAGAACGGCCAGCAGACCGGTGACGAGTTGAATGGTCCATGGGGTCCGCACAAACGTGTTCGAACGGGCGATACCTAA
- a CDS encoding uncharacterized protein (related to SGF73 - SAGA complex subunit), giving the protein MNTQNPAPSWTDIEDATRSDVGSPSTTLVDSPAWHYDDTVVTDFGPASLDDEVHIVECSDCSKPVLREALSFHEQNCKLVRDIACGRVSPSIMEGDLRKRRMMEDDDDSILGDDTGTLLTKKQKKDKRPAEEKKTGGRKNKGPIDVDKQCGVINDKGLPCSRSLTCKSHSMGAKRAVEGRSAPYDALLFEWQKATNPSFVAKLEEKEKAIAAAKAAAAAAPPKEKKKKSAKDGKSKSGAGAGGGGAGGAAGSGAGGAGGSARVFIEHDDMDMFDAGADQDQMDQELISVLGSIAHAASRDRTTPLPLATRSFAGCYTSRAKRMRNLRELLREGLAPGGGAYGINGYATWNNHHRQARYAPPGGSGSAPKKGVATSA; this is encoded by the exons ATGAACACGCAAAATCCGGCCCCAAGCTGGACCGACATAGAAGACGCTACTCGAAGTG ATGTCGGATCACCATCGACAACGTTGGTCGATTCCCCGGCATGGCACTACGATGACACGGTTGTCACTGACTTTGGGCCTGcatcgctcgacgacgaagtGCATATCGTCGAATGCTCCGATTGCTCCAAGCCCGTTCTCAGAGAGGCATTGAGCTTCCATGAGCAGAATTGCAAGCTTGTCAGGGACATTGCATGCGGTCGCGTCTCACCCTCGATCATGGAAGGCGATCTTCGCAAGCGTCGAATGATGGAAG atgatgacgacagcATCCTCGGCGATGACACAGGCACACTTCtgaccaagaagcagaagaaagACAAGCGGCCTGCCGAAGAGAAAAAGACAGGCGGTCGAAAGAACAAGGGCCCCATAGATGTCGATAAGCAGTGCGGTGTGATCAACGACAAGGGATTGCCATGTTCGCGATCGCTAACGTGCAAATCGCATTCCATGGGAGCCAAGCGTGCTGTTGAAGGTCGATCCGCACCCTACGATGCGTTGCTGTTCGAATGGCAGAAGGCTACCAATCCGAGTTTCGTCGCTAAACTcgaagagaaagagaaagcaattgctgctgccaaagctgctgccgcgGCGGCACCGCCGAAGgagaaaaagaagaagtCGGCCAAGGATGGCAAGTCGAAAAGTGGCGCTGGAGCGGGTGGTGGTGGGGCAGGTGGAGCAGCAGGTTCAGGTGCAGGAGGCGCAGGCGGTTCAGCAAGGGTGTTTATCGAGCACGACGATATGGACATGTTCGATGCAGGCGCCGACCAGGATCAGATGGACCAGGAGTTGATTTCGGTGCTAGGCTCGATTGCCCATGCTGCTTCGAGGGATCGAACCACCCCGCTTCCGCTTGCGACAAGGTCGTTTGCAGGCTGCTACACCAGCCGCGCCAAACGCATGCGCAACTTGCGTGAGTTGCTGAGGGAAGGCCTGGCTCccggtggtggtgcttACGGCATCAATGGCTATGCTACTTGGAATAACCACCATCGTCAGGCTCGCTACGCACCACCAGGAGGCTCTGGCAGTGCACCCAAGAAGGGCGTTGCTACCAGCGCGTGA
- a CDS encoding putative H+-ATPase V1 domain catalytic subunit, whose translation MTDKKDLPKIRDEERERRFGTVFGVSGPVVVAENMIGSSMYELVRVGHDELVGEIIRIDADKVTIQVYEETSGVSVGDPVLSTGKPLSVELGPGLMENIYDGIQRPLEGIMKKSGGIYIPRGINTQALDRQLSWDFTPGQLKIGDHISGGDIFGSVYENALLKDHKLMLGPRAMGTITHIAEKGSYSVDDVVLETEFQGKKQKHTMLQIWPVRAPRPVAEKLTANNPLLTGQRILDSLFPCIQGGTTAIPGAFGCGKTVISQALSKYSNSDIITYVGCGERGNEMAEVLAEFPELTLMKNDEEFPIMKRTTLVANTSNMPVAAREASIYTGITLSEYFRDQGYNVAMMADSTSRWAEALREISGRLAEMPADSGYPAYLGAKLASFYERAGRVACLGSPEREGSVSIVGAVSPPGGDFSDPVTSATLGIVGAFWGLDKKLAQRKHFPSVNWDVSYSNYINALEPYYEKNRPGFIALRTTAKSMLQKDSDLAEIVQLVGKSALGEGDKVTLDVAKIMKDDYLQQNGISEYDAYCPFYKTSGMLKNIVDFHNHAQAAIANNPDMTWAKVKEHCSDVIYQLTQQKFESPKDGEEAITKKFDKLNQDIAEAFRTLTD comes from the coding sequence ATGACCGACAAGAAGGATCTGCCCAAGATTCGCGATGAGGAGCGAGAGCGCCGCTTTGGTACCGTCTTTGGTGTCTCCGGTCCCGTCGTTGTCGCCGAGAACATGATCGGATCGAGCATGTACGAGCTGGTCCGTGTCGGCCAcgatgagctcgtcggAGAGATTATCAGAATCGACGCCGATAAGGTCACGATCCAGGTCTACGAAGAGACTTCGGGTGTTTCTGTCGGTGACCCTGTGCTCAGCACTGGCAAGCCTCTCtctgtcgagctcggcccCGGTCTCATGGAGAACATCTACGATGGCATCCAGCGTCCTCTCGAAGGCATCATGAAGAAGAGTGGCGGTATCTACATCCCCAGAGGTATCAACACCCAGGCGCTCGATCGTCAGCTCTCGTGGGATTTCACGCCTGGTCAGCTCAAGATCGGAGACCACATCAGTGGAGGTGACATCTTTGGTTCGGTGTATGAGAACGCGTTGCTCAAGGACCACAAGCTCATGCTCGGCCCTCGTGCCATGGGCACTATCACTCACATCGCCGAAAAGGGCTCCTACTCGGTCGACGATGTCGTACTCGAGACGGAGTTCCAGGGcaagaagcaaaagcaCACCATGCTTCAGATCTGGCCCGTACGAGCTCCTCGCCCAGTCGCCGAGAAGCTCACTGCTAACAACCCGCTGCTTACCGGTCAGCGTATCCTTGACTCGCTCTTCCCCTGCATCCAGGGTGGTACCACGGCCATCCCTGGTGCTTTTGGCTGTGGTAAGACCGTCATTTCCCAGGCTCTGTCCAAGTATTCCAACTCGGACATCATCACATACGTCGGTTGTGGTGAGCGTGGAAATGAGATGGCCGAAGTCCTTGCCGAGTTCCCGGAGCTTACGCTCATGAAGAACGACGAGGAGTTCCCCATCATGAAGCGAACGACCTTGGTGGCCAATACTTCCAACATGCCTGTGGCTGCACGTGAGGCTTCCATCTACACTGGTATCACTCTTTCCGAGTACTTCCGTGACCAGGGTTACAACGTTGCCATGATGGCCGACTCGACCTCACGCTGGGCCGAGGCTCTGCGTGAGATTTCGGGTCGTCTTGCCGAGATGCCTGCCGATTCAGGTTATCCTGCCTACTTGggtgccaagctcgccagTTTCTACGAGCGTGCTGGTCGTGTCGCCTGTCTTGGTTCGCCAGAGCGTGAAGGTTCGGTCTCGATCGTCGGTGCAGTATCGCCTCCCGGTGGTGACTTTTCGGACCCGGTCACATCGGCCACTCTGGGTATCGTGGGTGCTTTCTGGGGTCTCGACAAGAAATTGGCACAACGTAAGCATTTCCCCTCGGTTAACTGGGATGTTTCCTACTCCAACTACATCAACGCGCTCGAGCCTTACTACGAAAAGAACCGTCCCGGCTTCATCGCTCTGCGAACGACCGCCAAGAGCATGCTTCAGAAGGACTCGGATCTCGCTGAAATTGTGCAGCTTGTCGGTAAGTCGGCGCTCGGCGAGGGTGACAAGGTGACGCTCGATGTAGCCAAGATCATGAAGGACGACTATCTGCAGCAGAACGGTATTTCCGAGTACGACGCCTACTGCCCATTCTACAAGACGTCGGGCATGCTCAAGAACATTGTCGACTTCCACAACCACGCACAGGCTGCCATTGCCAACAACCCGGATATGACCTGGGCTAAGGTCAAGGAGCACTGCTCAGACGTCATCTATCAACTCACTCAGCAGAAGTTCGAGAGCCccaaggatggcgaggaggCCATCACCAAGAAGtttgacaagctcaaccAGGATATCGCTGAGGCATTCCGCACTCTCACCGATTGA
- a CDS encoding putative proteasome regulatory particle base subunit RPT1, giving the protein MPPKADWEKYKKPDVDSKDEDKIVALDEGDIQLLKTYGQGPYAASLKGIENEIKELQKRVNEKMGVKESDTGLAPPNLWDLPADRQRMGEEEPLQVARCTKIIRAESKKEGEASEGGASGSAGSRSGGGLGGLGGLGGLGGFGGSSHPTADEEDKYVINVKQIAKFVVSLGERVAPTDIEEGMRVGVDRNKYQIQIPLPPKIDPSVTMMQVEEKPDVTYGDVGGCKEQIEKLREVVELPLLSPERFVNLGIDPPKGVLLYGPPGTGKTLCARAVANRTDATFIRVIGSELVQKYVGEGARMVRELFEMARTKKACIIFFDEVDAIGGARFDDGAGGDNEVQRTMLELINQLDGFDARGNIKVLMATNRPDTLDPALLRPGRLDRRVEFGLPDNDGRANILRIHARSMSVEKDIRYHLIARLCPNATGAELRSVATEAGMFAIRARRKMATERDFLDAVDKVIRQGSKFSSTALYAQYN; this is encoded by the coding sequence ATGCCACCTAAAGCCGACTGGGAAAAGTACAAAAAGCCTGATGTGGACTCCAAAGACGAAGACAAGATCGTCGCGCTAGACGAGGGCGATATTCAGTTGCTCAAGACTTACGGTCAGGGTCCTTATGCTGCCTCGCTCAAGGGCATCGAAAACGAGATCAAGGagctgcagaagcgcgTCAATGAAAAGATGGGTGTCAAGGAGAGTGACACTGGTCTCGCACCACCAAATCTGTGGGACTTGCCAGCAGATCGACAACGCATGGGCGAGGAGGAGCCCCTTCAAGTTGCACGCTGCACCAAGATCATTCGAGCCGAATCCAAAAAGGAGGGCGAAGCGTCAGAAGGAGGTGCTTCGGGAAGCGCAGGCAGTAGATCAGGAGGCGGTCTTGGAGGTCTTGGCGGTCTAGGAGGCCTGGGAGGTTTCGGTGGCTCTTCGCACCCAACAGCCGATGAGGAAGACAAGTACGTCATCAACGTCAAACAGATCGCCAAGTTCGTCGTTtcgctcggcgagcgtgtGGCACCCACAGATATTGAAGAGGGCATGCGCGTCGGTGTCGATCGCAACAAGTACCAAATCCAGATTCCACTACCACCCAAGATCGATCCCTCGGTCACCATGATGCAAGTCGAGGAGAAGCCGGATGTCACCTATGGCGATGTCGGCGGTTGCAAGGAGCAGATTGAAAAATTGAGGGaagtcgtcgagcttccgCTGCTTTCACCAGAGCGCTTCGTCaacctcggcatcgaccCACCCAAGGGTGTGCTGCTTTACGGCCCTCCCGGTACCGGAAAAACGCTCTGTGCGCGAGCCGTCGCCAACCGAACAGACGCCACTTTTATCCGAGTCATTGGTTCCGAGCTCGTTCAGAAATACGTGGGTGAGGGAGCGAGGATGGTACGTGAGCTCTTCGAGATGGCAAGGACCAAGAAAGCGTGTATTATCTTCTTTGACGAAGTCGACGCAATTGGTGGTGCACGTTTCGACGACGGTGCCGGAGGAGACAACGAGGTGCAGCGAACCATGCTGGAGCTCATCAACCAACTCGATGGTTTCGACGCGAGAGGTAACATCAAGGTGCTCATGGCTACCAACCGACCTGATACGCTCGATCCTGCGCTTCTGCGTCCCGGTCGTCTCGACCGAAGAGTCGAATTTGGTCTGCCAGATAACGACGGTCGTGCCAACATCTTGCGCATCCACGCACGTTCCATGTCGGTTGAGAAGGACATCCGATACCACCTCATCGCTCGTCTCTGCCCCAACGCCACCGGTGCTGAGCTGCGATCGGTGGCAACAGAGGCGGGCATGTTTGCTATTCGTGCGCGAAGAAAAATGGCCACCGAACGCGATTTCCTCGATGCGGTCGACAAGGTCATTCGCCAGGGCAGCAAGTTTTCATCGACAGCTTTGTATGCTCAGTACAACTAG
- a CDS encoding CDP-diacylglycerol--inositol 3-phosphatidyltransferase (related to CDP diacylglycerol-inositol 3-phosphatidyltransferase) has product MPRSTRNSKSTAAHVAAANGTAGGKTESLLHRANNADENVFLFVPNLIGYARVILAALSLYFMKGNPKVCTLLYGVSCLLDAFDGMAARALGQSTKFGAVLDMVTDRCTTACLLCFLTAAYPRCAVIFQGLITLDFSSHYIHMYSSLVTGSASHKIVTSDVSKILWYYYNDSRTLFMFCAGNELFFVCLYLMDFYKRPFGLDIEPLLFLVPSALKASPWMAFIIKETPKLSWPQIVGAITFPICAAKQIINCVQFWKAAKVLVGKDLEERQKARSKAL; this is encoded by the coding sequence ATGCCAAGAAGTACACGAAACTCTAAatcgacagcagcacacgTAGCGGCCGCTAATGGCACTGCAGGCGGCAAGACAGAATCGCTTCTGCACAGAGCCAACAACGCAGACGAAAATGTCTTCCTCTTCGTGCCCAACTTGATAGGTTACGCTCGTGTTATTCTGGCTGCTCTTTCGCTCTACTTTATGAAGGGCAATCCCAAGGTCTGCACCCTCCTCTACGGTGTCTCTTGTCTTCTCGATGCCTTTGATGGTATGGCTGCCAGAGCATTGGGTCAATCGACAAAGTTCGGAGCGgtgctcgacatggtcaCCGATCGCTGCACGACCGCatgcttgctttgcttccTCACCGCCGCCTACCCACGATGCGCCGTCATCTTCCAAGGCCTTATCACGCTCGACTTTAGCTCGCACTACATCCACATGTACAGCTCGCTTGTCACTGGATCGGCATCGCACAAGATTGTCACGTCGGACGTGTCCAAAATCCTGTGGTACTACTACAACGACAGCAGGACGCTCTTCATGTTTTGTGCAGGCAACGAGCTGTTCTTTGTCTGCTTGTACCTGATGGACTTCTATAAGAGGCCGTTTGGACTCGACATTGAGCctctgctcttcctcgtcccCTCAGCGCTCAAGGCTTCTCCGTGGATGGCGTTCATCATCAAAGAGACTCCCAAGCTCAGCTGGCCGCAGATCGTAGGTGCAATCACTTTCCCAATTTGCGCTGCTAAGCAGATCATCAACTGTGTCCAGTTTTGGAAGGCGGCTAAAGTGCTCGTGGGCAAGGATCTCGAGGAGCGACAGAAGGCCCGCAGCAAGGCGCTCTAA